A part of Helicobacter fennelliae genomic DNA contains:
- a CDS encoding bacteriophage T4 gp5 trimerisation domain-containing protein has translation MTFSYTPSLKSKPKAPSSTLGVVIGESEDIDGERNTIHTDNFGRVKVRINCFASQEVIDNARVKEQNNVQGKNIENNHSQGTLQNINGNTNTHTQTTNDTLSNTTQTEENIHSQENHTTNNDVDSNNSQTKAYSYHYSPYLRVSSPIASISSGLYHTPRVGDEVIVSFFDEDIDKPYISASLYNQSNPALPPLPLNAHQTSLSARTLNNTKETEDTNSSIVESGLNEITLSNIKEKEQIYLQAQRDYEELIKHNFTQKIQNNKDSIVEGAYNERIKKIHTQTIDLAKIVSIGGEYNTNVALSKDTIVGLSHTLNVGASNKLRVAKDSSEYVGEDKSVEIQANLNTSIKQDENRNVGGNKREVVEGDSDISINQKLNIQTQGEIAIHSNENIHLSSPQSLSLESETAAIMVADNVTMIADSNYTLNANTEATIQVKDTSIVAKGNSIIIKAGGVEVVIDSKGLIVKGGEIKAE, from the coding sequence ATTACCTTTAGCTATACTCCCTCTTTAAAGAGTAAGCCTAAAGCTCCTAGTAGCACTTTAGGAGTTGTTATTGGAGAGAGTGAGGATATAGATGGAGAAAGAAATACTATTCATACAGATAACTTTGGTAGAGTAAAGGTCCGAATAAATTGCTTTGCTTCTCAAGAGGTTATAGATAATGCAAGAGTGAAAGAACAAAATAATGTTCAAGGAAAAAATATAGAGAATAACCATTCACAAGGCACTCTTCAAAACATTAATGGAAATACTAACACTCATACACAAACAACCAATGATACTTTAAGCAATACAACACAGACAGAGGAGAATATACACTCACAAGAAAATCATACAACAAACAATGATGTGGATAGTAACAATTCACAAACGAAAGCCTATTCTTATCATTACTCTCCTTATCTTAGAGTAAGCTCTCCTATTGCAAGTATAAGTTCAGGTTTGTATCATACTCCAAGAGTGGGAGATGAAGTGATTGTAAGTTTCTTTGATGAGGATATAGATAAGCCTTATATCAGTGCTAGTCTGTATAACCAAAGTAATCCTGCCTTGCCTCCTTTGCCTTTAAATGCTCATCAAACAAGTTTAAGTGCAAGAACTCTTAATAATACAAAAGAGACAGAGGATACAAACTCTTCTATAGTAGAATCTGGATTAAATGAAATCACGCTCTCTAATATAAAAGAGAAAGAACAAATCTATCTTCAAGCACAAAGAGATTATGAAGAACTCATTAAACATAACTTCACTCAAAAGATACAGAATAATAAAGATTCCATAGTAGAGGGAGCATATAATGAAAGGATTAAAAAGATTCATACGCAAACCATAGATTTAGCAAAGATTGTAAGTATTGGAGGAGAATATAATACAAATGTGGCTTTATCTAAAGATACCATTGTAGGATTAAGTCATACTTTAAATGTAGGAGCAAGTAATAAACTTAGAGTAGCTAAGGATAGTAGTGAGTATGTAGGAGAGGATAAGAGTGTAGAGATACAAGCAAACCTCAATACAAGTATTAAGCAAGATGAGAATAGGAATGTAGGGGGGAATAAGAGGGAGGTGGTGGAGGGAGATAGCGATATAAGTATCAATCAAAAACTTAATATCCAAACACAAGGCGAAATAGCTATCCACTCCAATGAAAATATTCATCTATCCTCACCACAATCTTTAAGTTTAGAATCTGAAACTGCTGCTATAATGGTTGCTGATAATGTAACAATGATAGCAGATTCTAATTATACTCTTAATGCTAATACTGAAGCGACTATTCAAGTTAAAGATACCTCTATTGTCGCAAAAGGCAACTCTATCATTATTAAAGCTGGTGGAGTAGAAGTAGTCATAGATTCTAAAGGACTTATAGTTAAAGGTGGGGAGATTAAAGCGGAGTGA
- a CDS encoding M23 family metallopeptidase yields MLLADDFKNVITMMLFGNKDKNQAIPIPKDAQGRVLGNGYLYTDVLESNKENPTIKPFQKDSKYRITSTFGRRSDLKNREPHSGIDICFSQSFSMGEFTYKKPPLFSPIDGQIIFNEKSSLNSVYIIDKDKNKHGLLHMDVVFVQNGQKIKQGDLVGIIGGIGKSLSNIDNQQVNIIYDNVLKLQEVDYFQAFIDFLKNDFAFLEKITDDIQMQKAQELINKKWQESITKQHKPYIDTLHKNGIQAIHLNTLLKLMERKDLGDKKEQIIKNEIIRHLRNKFAIHLHYQIQDSKDRLLNPAVFWNTAYKIKETHCDEQEAIIQTDGLNKIYEYSYDKNSNLLEIKTPKGRRFFPYFTSEKYYTLHNPNTIKENLGLYYTAKDVDSRGFRICEYFLQEKEKLKQQILLYRRYKNGKIDSKNKDQQDSYNNWFQVISGTANFKKVDVELELMYYQWYKRNGILGQAPEQKTENPNGTVTISLTLSNQQGLLQNTPIYIYSYFHHKIYESKTDEYGLLCFCLSFEESNKSFTLALHCHKEFFNMDTSSMVGNITKITLAPSHIQGKEYIGHKTIQDFPKQESKSNTKAEVIQNMPYEYYFDRRKQ; encoded by the coding sequence ATGTTACTAGCAGATGATTTTAAAAATGTGATTACAATGATGCTATTCGGAAATAAAGACAAAAATCAAGCAATACCAATACCTAAAGATGCACAAGGTAGGGTATTGGGGAATGGCTATCTCTACACTGATGTATTGGAATCTAATAAAGAAAACCCAACAATCAAACCATTTCAAAAGGACAGCAAATATAGAATAACAAGCACCTTTGGCAGGAGGTCGGATTTAAAAAACAGAGAACCACACTCTGGCATAGATATATGCTTTTCACAAAGCTTTTCAATGGGGGAATTTACCTATAAAAAGCCACCATTATTTTCACCAATAGATGGGCAAATTATTTTTAATGAAAAGTCTTCTTTAAACTCTGTGTATATCATTGATAAAGATAAAAATAAACACGGATTGCTTCATATGGATGTCGTATTTGTCCAAAATGGGCAAAAAATCAAACAAGGGGATTTGGTAGGAATTATCGGTGGTATCGGTAAGTCTTTATCTAATATAGATAATCAGCAAGTTAATATCATTTATGATAATGTGCTGAAACTTCAAGAAGTGGATTATTTTCAAGCATTCATTGATTTTTTAAAAAATGATTTTGCTTTTTTGGAAAAAATAACAGATGATATACAAATGCAAAAAGCTCAAGAGCTCATTAATAAAAAGTGGCAAGAAAGCATTACAAAACAACACAAGCCATATATAGACACATTGCATAAAAATGGTATCCAAGCTATACATCTTAATACACTTTTAAAACTTATGGAACGCAAGGATTTAGGAGATAAAAAAGAGCAAATAATAAAAAATGAAATTATTAGACATCTAAGAAATAAATTTGCTATCCATTTGCATTATCAAATACAAGATTCTAAAGATAGACTACTTAATCCAGCAGTATTTTGGAATACAGCTTATAAGATAAAAGAAACACATTGTGATGAGCAAGAAGCAATCATTCAAACAGATGGTTTGAATAAAATTTATGAATATAGTTATGATAAAAATTCTAATTTATTAGAGATAAAAACACCAAAGGGCAGACGCTTTTTCCCTTACTTTACTTCTGAAAAATATTATACGCTCCACAATCCAAACACAATAAAAGAAAACTTAGGATTATATTATACCGCTAAAGATGTTGATTCTAGGGGGTTTAGAATCTGTGAATATTTCTTACAAGAAAAAGAAAAACTCAAACAACAAATTTTGTTATATAGGAGATATAAAAATGGGAAAATAGATTCTAAAAATAAAGACCAACAAGATTCGTATAATAATTGGTTTCAAGTGATTTCAGGAACTGCTAATTTTAAAAAGGTAGATGTAGAGCTAGAGCTAATGTATTATCAATGGTATAAAAGAAATGGTATATTAGGACAAGCACCAGAGCAAAAAACAGAGAATCCAAATGGCACAGTAACAATTAGCCTTACTCTTAGCAATCAGCAGGGTTTGTTGCAAAATACCCCCATTTATATTTATTCGTATTTTCACCATAAGATTTATGAGAGCAAAACTGATGAATATGGATTGTTGTGTTTTTGCCTATCATTTGAAGAAAGCAATAAAAGTTTTACCCTTGCCTTACACTGCCACAAAGAATTTTTCAATATGGATACTTCTAGTATGGTAGGTAATATAACTAAGATAACCCTTGCTCCTAGCCATATACAAGGTAAAGAATATATTGGGCATAAAACAATACAAGACTTCCCCAAACAAGAATCTAAATCAAACACCAAAGCTGAAGTAATACAAAATATGCCTTATGAATATTATTTTGATAGGAGGAAGCAATGA
- a CDS encoding T6SS effector amidase Tae4 family protein, translating into MLDTNVCRVKCGDKEITIRIQRPDFVSVESAYREINIVGRIEAEEAYKKHYAETGNKEESDEIYSLTLIKKKYETVGGNAYAQFISDMDKYYNTCALRISYALNYSTHPIKNMKKQVVGRGYKGKDNHTYYLGVFDIIELLKLNWKALSWTKSTYNQVKDKIQCGCSEDFYHNMTSKAENQKFFKELQSIKRKGIVAMIGTDGLRHTTLWNESNFVDVEFNYYNFLDGTNYIIKELYFWDLL; encoded by the coding sequence ATGTTAGATACAAATGTGTGTAGAGTAAAATGTGGTGATAAAGAGATAACAATTAGGATTCAAAGACCAGATTTTGTAAGTGTAGAAAGTGCGTATAGGGAGATAAATATAGTTGGACGCATAGAAGCAGAAGAAGCGTATAAGAAACATTATGCTGAAACAGGTAATAAAGAGGAATCTGACGAAATATACTCTTTAACTTTAATTAAAAAGAAATATGAAACGGTAGGTGGAAATGCTTACGCACAATTCATAAGTGATATGGATAAATATTACAACACCTGTGCCTTGCGTATTAGCTATGCCTTGAATTATAGCACCCACCCTATTAAAAATATGAAAAAGCAAGTTGTAGGCAGAGGCTACAAAGGTAAAGATAACCACACTTACTATTTGGGTGTATTTGACATTATCGAACTTCTAAAATTAAATTGGAAAGCGTTATCTTGGACTAAATCCACTTATAATCAAGTAAAAGACAAGATTCAATGTGGTTGCTCTGAGGATTTTTACCACAATATGACCTCAAAAGCTGAAAATCAAAAGTTTTTTAAAGAATTGCAATCCATTAAAAGAAAAGGCATTGTAGCAATGATTGGCACAGATGGGCTAAGACACACAACACTATGGAATGAAAGTAATTTTGTCGATGTAGAATTTAATTATTATAATTTCTTAGATGGAACAAATTACATTATCAAAGAATTATATTTTTGGGATTTGTTATGA
- a CDS encoding T6SS effector amidase Tae4 family protein, with amino-acid sequence MPLKESLISNVKSDRHKVMLQNMKNAIETYNRLDKSNNYYITSSIDMETFLWIKFGSPEIIQKTMTTKQENIIFLNKLKSLNKQGIITMRINFSDAQGHTTLWNKDRFMDSSNYLVEYIIQNNARYYNPVVTEAHFWELK; translated from the coding sequence ATGCCTCTTAAAGAATCATTAATTAGCAATGTAAAGAGTGATAGACATAAGGTAATGTTGCAAAATATGAAAAATGCAATAGAAACTTATAATAGATTAGACAAAAGCAATAATTACTATATAACAAGTTCCATAGATATGGAAACATTTTTGTGGATTAAGTTTGGGTCACCTGAAATAATACAAAAAACTATGACAACCAAGCAAGAAAATATAATTTTTCTTAATAAGCTGAAAAGTCTTAATAAACAAGGGATTATTACTATGAGAATCAACTTTAGTGACGCACAAGGGCATACAACTTTGTGGAATAAGGATAGATTTATGGATAGTAGCAATTATTTAGTAGAATATATTATTCAAAATAATGCCAGATATTACAACCCTGTCGTAACAGAAGCTCATTTTTGGGAATTAAAATGA
- a CDS encoding N-acetylmuramoyl-L-alanine amidase family protein, with translation MNKQQSIYASLNVCQCEFDKNLPQKQKTFNDLGSTTENFLNIYLPANAGFVSAMSDTIYPKNRPFYVPNIPTITLGVNYGVIAYLFKKVEGKGDGRAAGEATLEFIASWQGGNLGGYATQKLATKTASRLGIVMAGRILGGAVGSVIPVGGTILGAIAGAWLAGKAEEWWFSDEDKALESAKVENERIKQLEYTYISKINRINDYLIRNNYVELRELDKDIFGNPLAHSNEAESLCKESSNIYSSYFKTILLMLSFPQYLDRKQEEEKEQGKQERKIQPVKDAILLTLDIEKCIDTSKAELLKEKEIYIYNERFKRVVAKSKSDDKGRLQVEKVSVGKEIGIDRLSFVVDRENLSEDNFDLSIAQYSSITNVQTKHKKTQELKLPKAHFSFNIPQAKLQCDCEVLSLKIHKSTNTITLIPETNLKESRYKPYLQFAYMVFEITDTQIDTSIKNITLQNRQMSGLNSLGNGLKTQYPIKKDWENKVVVFFAFFNTQQKTPYAKTAFIEKPIVVLDIGSSGTLAPQYEQGSLKRSEIISDVVDKLKVKVKSIVALIVLQENNDSTMDIKQKVQIANAIKHNSQSEKILLLSLHIDSEKSGLASGMRCFYNNRQYAVQERKFIARLKEINPRKNNANFEHNGNMYIMKFANIPSVLVTLGFISNTKDKNELNNQAKRQIIADTLFLALANYTAKDL, from the coding sequence ATGAATAAACAACAAAGCATTTATGCTTCTTTGAATGTCTGTCAATGTGAATTTGATAAAAATCTCCCACAAAAGCAAAAAACTTTCAATGATTTAGGGAGTACTACTGAAAATTTCTTAAATATTTATCTGCCTGCAAATGCTGGTTTTGTAAGTGCTATGAGTGATACAATCTATCCTAAAAATCGCCCTTTTTATGTTCCAAATATTCCTACCATTACTTTAGGTGTAAATTATGGAGTAATAGCCTATCTTTTTAAAAAGGTGGAGGGGAAAGGCGATGGCAGAGCAGCAGGAGAAGCTACATTAGAGTTTATAGCAAGTTGGCAAGGAGGAAATCTTGGCGGATATGCTACCCAAAAACTCGCCACCAAAACAGCCTCAAGGCTTGGTATCGTTATGGCAGGTAGAATCTTAGGTGGTGCAGTAGGTTCTGTGATACCTGTTGGTGGCACAATACTCGGTGCTATTGCTGGAGCTTGGTTGGCTGGTAAAGCTGAGGAATGGTGGTTTTCTGACGAAGATAAAGCCCTAGAATCTGCCAAAGTAGAAAATGAAAGAATTAAACAATTGGAATATACTTATATATCAAAAATCAATCGCATTAATGACTATCTTATAAGAAATAATTATGTAGAATTAAGGGAGCTTGATAAAGATATATTTGGCAATCCTTTAGCTCATTCTAATGAAGCAGAGAGCCTTTGTAAAGAATCTAGCAATATTTATAGTAGCTACTTCAAAACTATCCTGTTAATGTTAAGCTTTCCACAATACCTTGATAGAAAACAAGAGGAAGAAAAAGAACAAGGAAAGCAAGAAAGAAAAATACAGCCTGTAAAAGACGCTATTCTTCTTACATTGGATATAGAAAAATGTATTGATACAAGCAAAGCAGAATTACTTAAAGAAAAAGAAATCTATATCTATAATGAAAGATTTAAAAGAGTAGTTGCAAAGAGTAAGAGTGATGATAAAGGGAGATTGCAAGTAGAGAAAGTGAGTGTAGGAAAAGAAATAGGTATAGACAGATTAAGTTTTGTGGTGGATAGGGAGAATTTGAGTGAGGATAATTTTGATTTAAGCATAGCCCAATATTCATCAATTACTAATGTCCAAACAAAACATAAAAAGACACAAGAATTAAAACTTCCAAAGGCTCATTTTAGTTTTAATATTCCACAAGCTAAGTTACAATGTGATTGTGAAGTATTAAGCCTAAAAATCCATAAAAGCACCAATACAATTACACTTATCCCAGAAACCAATCTTAAAGAGAGTAGATATAAACCCTATCTACAATTTGCTTATATGGTATTTGAAATAACAGATACTCAAATAGATACGAGCATAAAAAACATTACTTTACAAAACAGACAAATGAGTGGGCTTAATTCTTTAGGAAATGGCTTAAAAACTCAATATCCTATTAAAAAAGATTGGGAAAACAAAGTTGTTGTATTTTTTGCTTTTTTTAATACTCAACAAAAAACACCTTATGCAAAGACTGCATTTATAGAAAAGCCTATTGTTGTTTTGGATATAGGAAGCAGTGGCACATTAGCTCCTCAATATGAACAAGGCAGTCTAAAAAGAAGTGAAATAATAAGCGATGTTGTTGATAAATTAAAAGTAAAAGTTAAGAGCATTGTTGCTCTTATCGTGCTGCAAGAAAACAACGATTCAACAATGGATATAAAACAAAAAGTGCAAATTGCTAATGCTATTAAACATAATTCCCAAAGTGAAAAAATACTTCTTTTGTCTTTACATATTGATAGTGAAAAAAGCGGATTAGCAAGTGGAATGCGTTGTTTTTATAATAACAGACAATATGCAGTGCAAGAGAGAAAATTTATTGCCAGATTAAAAGAAATAAATCCAAGAAAAAATAATGCTAATTTTGAGCATAATGGAAATATGTATATAATGAAATTTGCCAATATACCATCAGTTCTTGTTACACTTGGTTTTATAAGCAATACTAAAGATAAAAACGAACTTAATAATCAAGCTAAAAGACAAATTATCGCCGATACTCTCTTTTTAGCTCTTGCAAACTACACCGCAAAAGACTTATAA
- a CDS encoding T6SS effector amidase Tae4 family protein, with protein MITKQENIIFYNSKFSKFSKNGVVAMIISGWGDANGHITLWSGKDKKFLDNSNYLLDSRDTVIVKKLYFWELL; from the coding sequence ATGATAACTAAACAAGAAAATATAATTTTTTATAATAGCAAATTTTCAAAATTTAGTAAAAATGGAGTGGTAGCAATGATAATTAGTGGGTGGGGTGACGCTAATGGACATATTACATTGTGGAGTGGAAAAGATAAAAAGTTTTTAGATAATTCTAATTACTTGCTTGATAGTAGAGATACAGTTATTGTCAAAAAACTTTATTTTTGGGAATTATTGTAA
- a CDS encoding type VI secretion system amidase effector protein Tae4 translates to MERLQDITLRATVQAQKRYEKVGGQALREFNRDSESYINTCAFKLSYALNYGGMPLNKYISRQQITSRPIAFQNALILGDKANNNYFMRVKEIRQFLQLKSVWGNADEPYNPKIMKTKQENIDFYNNEFSKFDKSGVVAMIISGWSDAGGHITLWDGANELNKVFLDYDENLYNNYLLYGNAIVTELYFWELK, encoded by the coding sequence ATGGAAAGATTGCAAGATATTACGTTAAGGGCTACCGTCCAAGCACAAAAGCGGTATGAGAAAGTAGGAGGACAAGCCTTGCGTGAATTTAATAGAGATTCTGAATCTTATATAAACACCTGTGCTTTTAAATTGAGTTATGCACTAAATTATGGGGGTATGCCACTTAATAAATATATATCAAGACAACAAATAACAAGCAGACCGATTGCTTTTCAAAACGCTTTAATTCTTGGGGATAAGGCCAATAATAATTACTTTATGAGAGTAAAAGAAATACGACAATTCCTTCAGTTAAAAAGTGTTTGGGGTAACGCAGATGAACCATATAATCCTAAAATTATGAAAACCAAGCAGGAAAACATCGATTTTTACAACAACGAATTTTCAAAGTTTGATAAAAGTGGAGTAGTAGCAATGATAATTAGTGGGTGGAGTGATGCTGGAGGGCATATCACGCTTTGGGATGGAGCAAATGAACTGAATAAAGTATTCTTGGATTATGATGAAAATTTATACAATAATTATTTATTATACGGAAATGCTATTGTAACAGAGCTTTATTTTTGGGAACTAAAATAA
- a CDS encoding bacteriophage T4 gp5 trimerisation domain-containing protein — protein sequence MTFSYTPSLKSKPKAPSSTLGVVIGESEDIDGERNTIHTDNFGRVKVRINCFASQEVIDNARVKEQNNVQGKNIENNHSQGTLQNINGNTNTHTQTTNDTLSNTTQTEENIHSQENHTTNNDVDSNNSQTKAYSYHYSPYLRVSSPIASISSGLYHTPRVGDEVIVSFFDEDIDKPYISASLYNQSNPALPPLPLNAHQTSLSARTLNNTKETEDTNSSIVESGLNEITLSNIKEKEQIYLQAQRDYEELIKHNFTQKIQNNKDSIVEGAYNERIKKIHTQTIDLAKIVSIGGEYNTNVALSKDTIVGLSHTLNVGASNKLRVAKDSSESVGEDKRVEIGGSVKEEIKGDKHEEIKGEVQTHIEGSLTKNVEKEMFINVYENYSTNVKENLSTNAKSMQDNIEEQYSLQADNATLELKSDCAIQAGNTIIHQVGDTSITAKGDCVTIKAGGVEVVIDSKGLVVKGGEVRAE from the coding sequence ATTACCTTTAGCTATACTCCCTCTTTAAAGAGTAAGCCTAAAGCTCCTAGTAGCACTTTAGGAGTTGTTATTGGAGAGAGTGAGGATATAGATGGAGAAAGAAATACTATTCATACAGATAACTTTGGTAGAGTAAAGGTCCGAATAAATTGCTTTGCTTCTCAAGAGGTTATAGATAATGCAAGAGTGAAAGAACAAAATAATGTTCAAGGAAAAAATATAGAGAATAACCATTCACAAGGCACTCTTCAAAACATTAATGGAAATACTAACACTCATACACAAACAACCAATGATACTTTAAGCAATACAACACAGACAGAGGAGAATATACACTCACAAGAAAATCATACAACAAACAATGATGTGGATAGTAACAATTCACAAACGAAAGCCTATTCTTATCATTACTCTCCTTATCTTAGAGTAAGCTCTCCTATTGCAAGTATAAGTTCAGGTTTGTATCATACTCCAAGAGTGGGAGATGAAGTGATTGTAAGTTTCTTTGATGAGGATATAGATAAGCCTTATATCAGTGCTAGTCTGTATAACCAAAGTAATCCTGCCTTGCCTCCTTTGCCTTTAAATGCTCATCAAACAAGTTTAAGTGCAAGAACTCTTAATAATACAAAAGAGACAGAGGATACAAACTCTTCTATAGTAGAATCTGGATTAAATGAAATCACGCTCTCTAATATAAAAGAGAAAGAACAAATCTATCTTCAAGCACAAAGAGATTATGAAGAACTCATTAAACATAACTTCACTCAAAAGATACAGAATAATAAAGATTCCATAGTAGAGGGAGCATATAATGAAAGGATTAAAAAGATTCATACGCAAACCATAGATTTAGCAAAGATTGTAAGTATTGGAGGAGAATATAATACAAATGTGGCTTTATCTAAAGATACCATTGTAGGATTAAGTCATACTTTAAATGTAGGAGCAAGTAATAAACTTAGAGTAGCTAAGGATAGTAGTGAGAGTGTAGGGGAAGATAAAAGGGTAGAGATAGGGGGAAGTGTAAAAGAAGAGATAAAGGGAGATAAACACGAAGAGATTAAAGGAGAAGTGCAAACACATATAGAGGGGAGTTTAACGAAGAATGTAGAAAAAGAAATGTTTATTAATGTTTATGAAAATTACTCTACTAATGTTAAAGAAAACTTATCTACTAATGCAAAATCTATGCAAGATAATATAGAAGAACAATATTCACTTCAAGCAGACAATGCTACATTGGAATTAAAATCTGATTGTGCCATACAAGCTGGTAACACTATAATTCACCAAGTAGGAGATACTTCTATTACTGCTAAGGGAGATTGTGTTACTATTAAAGCTGGTGGAGTAGAAGTAGTCATAGATTCTAAAGGATTAGTCGTTAAAGGTGGGGAGGTAAGGGCGGAGTGA
- a CDS encoding bacteriophage T4 gp5 trimerisation domain-containing protein, which translates to MTFSYTPSLKSKPKAPSSTLGVVIGESEDIDGERNTIHTDNFGRVKVRINCFASQEVIDNARVKEQNNVQGKNIENNHSQGTLQNINGNTNTHTQTTNDTLSNTTQTEENIHSQENHTTNNDVDSNNSQMKAYSYHYSPYLRVSSPIASISSGLYHTPRVGDEVIVSFFDEDIDKPYISASLYNQSNPALPPLPLNAHQTSLSARTLNNTKETEDTNSSIVESGLNEITLSNIKEKEQIYLQAQRDYEELIKHNFTQKIQNNKDSIVEGAYNERIKKIHTQTIDLAKIVSIGGEYNTNVALSKDTIVGLSHTLNVGASNKLRVAKDSSESVGEDKRVEIQANLNTSIKQDENRNVGGNKREVVGKEYHLQVEDSINIESTNETTLRTKGNLLFTSNASMGLETDENATFIADNIVSEATSDYSINAGNTINLKINETTIYATSDTIILKAGGVEVVIDSKGLVVKGGEVKSE; encoded by the coding sequence ATTACCTTTAGCTATACTCCCTCTTTAAAGAGTAAGCCTAAAGCTCCTAGTAGCACTTTAGGAGTTGTTATTGGAGAGAGTGAGGATATAGATGGAGAAAGAAATACTATTCATACAGATAACTTTGGTAGAGTAAAGGTCCGAATAAATTGCTTTGCTTCTCAAGAGGTTATAGATAATGCAAGAGTGAAAGAACAAAATAATGTTCAAGGAAAAAATATAGAGAATAACCATTCACAAGGCACTCTTCAAAACATTAATGGAAATACTAACACTCATACACAAACAACCAATGATACTTTAAGCAATACAACACAGACAGAGGAGAATATACACTCACAAGAAAATCATACAACAAACAATGATGTGGATAGTAACAATTCACAAATGAAAGCCTACTCTTATCATTACTCTCCTTATCTTAGAGTAAGCTCTCCTATTGCAAGTATAAGTTCAGGTTTGTATCATACTCCAAGAGTGGGAGATGAAGTGATTGTAAGTTTCTTTGATGAGGATATAGATAAGCCTTATATCAGTGCTAGTCTGTATAACCAAAGTAATCCTGCCTTGCCTCCTTTGCCTTTAAATGCTCATCAAACAAGTTTAAGTGCAAGAACTCTTAATAATACAAAAGAGACAGAGGATACAAACTCTTCTATAGTAGAATCTGGATTAAATGAAATCACGCTCTCTAATATAAAAGAGAAAGAACAAATCTATCTTCAAGCACAAAGAGATTATGAAGAACTCATTAAACATAACTTCACTCAAAAGATACAGAATAATAAAGATTCCATAGTAGAGGGAGCATATAATGAAAGGATTAAAAAGATTCATACGCAAACCATAGATTTAGCAAAGATTGTAAGTATTGGAGGAGAATATAATACAAATGTGGCTTTATCTAAAGATACCATTGTAGGATTAAGTCATACTTTAAATGTAGGAGCAAGTAATAAACTTAGAGTAGCTAAGGATAGTAGTGAGAGTGTAGGGGAAGATAAAAGGGTAGAGATACAAGCAAACCTCAATACAAGTATTAAGCAAGATGAGAATAGGAATGTAGGGGGGAATAAGAGGGAGGTGGTAGGTAAAGAATATCATTTGCAAGTTGAAGATAGTATCAATATAGAATCTACTAATGAAACTACACTTAGGACTAAAGGGAATCTTTTATTTACATCTAATGCTTCTATGGGACTTGAAACAGATGAAAATGCTACTTTTATAGCTGATAATATTGTATCAGAAGCAACAAGTGATTATTCTATCAATGCAGGTAATACTATTAATTTAAAGATTAATGAAACCACTATTTACGCAACAAGTGATACAATAATCCTCAAAGCTGGTGGAGTAGAAGTAGTCATAGATTCTAAAGGATTAGTCGTTAAAGGTGGAGAAGTTAAGAGTGAGTGA